A window of the Pseudomonas fluorescens genome harbors these coding sequences:
- a CDS encoding TonB-dependent receptor, translated as MLMNTPRFTLKPLVATISRHRFVPLYLVAMGMGAGVQAAEDDNSVPAAAAVVAPTTQLQRVEVTGSAIRRVDAETAVPITVLKAEELRKQGVTTTAELVQRITGSQSINNSAGSVGAATGGASFADMRGIGANKTLVLLNGRRLANNALSGTNSAGGAVDLNMIPFAAIERVEVLRDGASALYGTDAIGGVINFITKKSMTDGQLTLGGETPTHSGGGATKDMSASWGYGDLEQDRFNVLGVFNYNKQQNLDANDRSFARDYVPGRGLDQTSGTAFPGNYSQNGNATNPLANSNCNGPNLVARDGLCRFSTREYIDLVPQTEKTSFFGKTTGKLADDHNVNLEYFWSRNNNATAVGPAPLTGLSLDSSSPYYPGNGITPAPTGFALDPTQPVDVNWRETAAGPRESKDQNTSQRFLLSFDGLVGGWDYNVGASYNQNKIVSSVTSGYVSDQAMIDGLASGLLNPFGPQTSAGQQYIDQAAYHGAYSTAVGRVAGFDGRISREIGDWFGAGPSGLALGGEYRKEKFHQDFEAFAGDIQSLGIDPAGSVEGDRSVKAAYAEINVPVLDSLELSAAVRHDKYSDFGSTTNPKYSFRYQPLKELVVRGAYSEGFRAPSLYELYSPRSITYTQGYYNDPVLCTGGVVQPGGNGGRDCGQQFLNQIGGNEELAPEKARNVTLGFVYQPVSNLSVGLDFWWIHISNQIQPFPESTVFDQAGSYPDRFVRNADGTLNYIVTGNANLGIVETNGVDVSLDYRFPNTPYGQFGLGLQGTYVDEYDFQSTIKGPFTDKVGDFKGDGVIARWKHNLTGSWTFGAARAALTNRFTTGYNDYDRETNARVASYSVWDLSAGYTFDKVLDVDAGVKNLFDRDPPFSNQAYNFQSGYDPRYTDPLGRTLFARMTYHF; from the coding sequence ATGCTGATGAACACTCCACGCTTCACGCTCAAACCCTTGGTGGCGACGATTTCCCGCCACCGTTTCGTTCCGTTGTACCTGGTGGCCATGGGGATGGGCGCCGGGGTTCAGGCCGCCGAGGACGACAACAGCGTCCCGGCCGCCGCGGCGGTGGTCGCGCCGACCACGCAACTGCAACGGGTCGAAGTGACCGGTTCGGCGATCCGTCGGGTCGACGCGGAAACGGCGGTGCCGATCACCGTGCTCAAGGCCGAAGAGCTGCGCAAACAGGGCGTGACCACCACCGCCGAACTGGTGCAGCGCATCACCGGCAGCCAGTCGATCAACAACAGCGCGGGCTCGGTTGGCGCGGCCACCGGCGGCGCATCGTTCGCCGACATGCGCGGCATCGGCGCGAACAAGACGCTGGTGCTGCTCAACGGTCGGCGACTGGCGAACAACGCCCTGTCGGGCACCAACTCGGCCGGCGGCGCGGTGGATCTGAACATGATCCCGTTTGCCGCGATCGAGCGCGTGGAAGTGCTGCGCGATGGCGCCTCGGCCCTGTACGGCACCGACGCCATCGGTGGCGTGATCAACTTCATCACCAAGAAATCCATGACCGACGGCCAGCTCACCCTCGGCGGCGAAACCCCGACCCACAGCGGCGGCGGTGCGACCAAGGACATGAGCGCCAGCTGGGGCTACGGCGACCTGGAGCAGGACCGCTTCAACGTGCTCGGCGTGTTCAACTACAACAAGCAGCAGAACCTCGACGCCAACGACCGCTCCTTCGCCCGCGACTACGTGCCCGGCCGTGGCCTGGACCAGACCTCCGGCACCGCATTCCCCGGCAACTACAGCCAGAACGGCAACGCCACGAACCCGCTGGCCAACAGCAATTGCAACGGCCCCAACCTGGTGGCCCGCGACGGCCTCTGCCGCTTCAGCACCCGCGAATACATCGACCTCGTGCCGCAGACCGAGAAGACTTCGTTCTTCGGCAAGACCACCGGCAAACTGGCCGACGACCACAACGTCAATCTTGAATACTTCTGGTCGCGCAACAACAACGCCACCGCCGTCGGCCCGGCGCCATTGACCGGCCTGAGCCTGGATTCGTCCTCGCCCTACTACCCCGGCAACGGCATCACCCCGGCGCCCACCGGTTTCGCCCTCGACCCGACGCAACCGGTGGACGTGAACTGGCGCGAAACCGCCGCCGGCCCGCGCGAATCGAAAGACCAGAACACCAGTCAGCGCTTCCTGCTGAGCTTCGACGGTCTGGTCGGCGGCTGGGACTACAACGTCGGCGCCTCGTACAACCAGAACAAGATCGTCTCCAGCGTCACCAGCGGCTACGTCAGCGATCAGGCGATGATCGACGGTCTGGCCAGCGGCCTGCTCAACCCGTTCGGCCCGCAGACCAGCGCCGGTCAGCAGTACATCGACCAGGCCGCATACCACGGCGCCTACTCCACGGCGGTCGGTCGGGTCGCCGGTTTCGACGGGCGGATCAGCCGCGAGATCGGTGACTGGTTCGGTGCCGGCCCATCGGGTCTGGCGCTGGGCGGCGAGTACCGCAAAGAGAAATTCCACCAGGACTTCGAAGCCTTCGCCGGCGACATCCAGAGCCTGGGCATAGACCCGGCCGGCAGCGTCGAGGGCGACCGCAGCGTGAAAGCTGCCTACGCGGAAATCAACGTGCCGGTGCTCGACAGCCTGGAATTGTCCGCCGCCGTGCGTCACGACAAATACAGCGACTTCGGCAGCACCACCAACCCGAAATACTCGTTCCGTTATCAGCCGCTCAAAGAGCTGGTAGTCCGCGGCGCCTACAGCGAAGGCTTCCGCGCGCCGTCGCTGTATGAGTTGTATTCGCCGCGCAGCATCACCTACACCCAGGGCTACTACAACGACCCGGTGCTGTGTACCGGCGGCGTGGTGCAACCGGGCGGCAACGGCGGGCGCGATTGCGGTCAGCAGTTCCTCAACCAGATCGGCGGCAACGAAGAGCTGGCCCCGGAGAAGGCTCGCAACGTAACGTTGGGCTTCGTTTATCAGCCGGTCAGCAATCTGTCGGTGGGCCTGGATTTCTGGTGGATTCACATCTCCAACCAGATCCAGCCGTTCCCGGAATCCACCGTGTTCGATCAGGCCGGCAGCTACCCTGACCGCTTCGTGCGCAACGCCGACGGCACGCTCAACTACATCGTCACCGGCAACGCCAACCTCGGCATCGTCGAAACCAACGGCGTCGATGTGTCGCTGGACTATCGCTTCCCGAACACGCCGTACGGTCAGTTCGGTCTGGGCCTGCAAGGCACTTACGTCGACGAGTACGACTTCCAGAGCACCATCAAGGGCCCGTTCACCGACAAGGTCGGCGACTTCAAGGGTGATGGGGTGATTGCCCGCTGGAAACACAACCTGACCGGTTCCTGGACCTTCGGTGCCGCCCGCGCGGCGCTGACCAACCGCTTCACCACCGGCTACAACGACTACGACCGCGAGACCAACGCGCGGGTCGCGTCGTACTCGGTGTGGGACCTGTCGGCCGGCTACACCTTCGACAAGGTGCTGGACGTGGATGCCGGGGTGAAGAACCTGTTCGACCGCGATCCGCCATTCTCCAACCAGGCCTACAACTTCCAGAGCGGTTATGACCCGCGCTACACCGATCCGCTGGGCCGCACGCTGTTTGCGCGCATGACGTACCACTTCTAA
- a CDS encoding extracellular solute-binding protein — MSFLRNMAGLLLGSALLCNAAAALAGGSYAMTVYGEAPKYPAGFQHFDFVNPDAPKGGSLSRASMEIGQYNYITPYADQGISVVQVNDWVYSPLAFRSLDEPYTVYGLVAQSMERDPGGLWVRFNLNPEARFADGTPITAEDVRYTFELLMTKGSLSYRQQYADVQDVLIEGPRQIRFTFKNNLNRTLALDLASLRPVPEHWWKTRDFANGGGFEPPLGSGPYRVSKVDAGRSIGFQRDPDWWGKDLPVSRGMYNFDSLTVNFYGDTDVARQLLQAGAFDYNREFSSSGYVVGYDSPALRDGRLQQAILAPDKPTSAQGFVFNLQNPLFKDRRVRQALSLLWDFEWTNKQMMRGFYVRQNSYWPKSEMAATALPDAGELAILEPLRGQIPDEVFSRVYQAPKTDGSGYIRDKQLQALKLLAEAGWTPKNNRLVNAAGEPFEFTFLDGQGGFDRMLLPYKRTLAQIGITLNLRRIDSAQYINRLNARDYDMIVTSFPRSGDPIVSPGRELYSLYASQSATQVGSSNSMVLADPAVDRLIDGLVQANTRDAMVRYARALDRVLQWGDYMIPNYYSKGTPTVYQNRFGMPSVQPIYSEGLDTWWEVSAKPLTNQQMSALHQLAGGQ; from the coding sequence ATGAGCTTTTTGCGCAACATGGCCGGCCTGCTGCTCGGCAGCGCGCTGCTGTGCAACGCGGCAGCTGCGCTGGCCGGCGGCAGCTACGCGATGACGGTGTACGGCGAGGCGCCGAAATACCCCGCCGGTTTCCAGCACTTCGATTTCGTCAATCCCGATGCCCCCAAGGGCGGCTCGCTCAGCCGCGCTTCGATGGAGATCGGTCAGTACAACTACATCACCCCGTATGCCGATCAGGGCATTTCCGTGGTGCAGGTCAACGACTGGGTGTATTCGCCGCTGGCGTTCCGCTCGCTGGACGAGCCCTACACCGTCTACGGTCTGGTGGCGCAATCCATGGAGCGCGATCCCGGCGGCCTGTGGGTGCGTTTCAACCTCAATCCCGAGGCGCGTTTCGCCGACGGCACGCCGATCACCGCCGAGGACGTGCGCTACACCTTCGAGCTGTTGATGACCAAGGGCAGCCTGAGTTATCGCCAGCAATACGCCGATGTGCAGGACGTGCTGATCGAAGGTCCGCGACAGATTCGCTTCACCTTCAAGAACAACCTCAACCGCACCCTCGCGCTGGATCTGGCGTCGCTGCGACCGGTGCCCGAGCACTGGTGGAAAACCCGCGACTTCGCCAACGGCGGCGGTTTCGAACCACCACTGGGCAGCGGCCCGTACCGGGTGAGCAAGGTCGACGCGGGCCGCAGCATCGGTTTCCAGCGCGATCCGGATTGGTGGGGCAAGGACCTGCCGGTCAGCCGCGGGATGTACAACTTTGACAGCCTGACCGTGAATTTCTACGGCGACACCGACGTCGCCCGGCAACTGCTGCAAGCCGGGGCGTTCGACTACAACCGCGAGTTTTCCTCGTCCGGCTACGTGGTCGGCTACGACAGCCCGGCCCTGCGCGACGGTCGTCTGCAACAGGCGATTCTCGCCCCGGACAAACCGACCAGCGCCCAAGGGTTTGTGTTCAATCTGCAGAACCCGCTGTTCAAGGATCGCCGCGTGCGTCAGGCGCTGAGCCTGCTGTGGGATTTCGAGTGGACCAACAAGCAGATGATGCGCGGCTTCTACGTGCGCCAGAACAGCTACTGGCCGAAGAGTGAAATGGCCGCCACCGCCCTGCCCGACGCCGGAGAACTGGCGATCCTCGAACCGCTGCGCGGACAGATTCCGGACGAGGTTTTCAGCCGGGTCTATCAGGCTCCGAAAACCGATGGCAGCGGCTACATCCGCGACAAGCAGTTGCAGGCATTGAAGCTGCTGGCCGAAGCCGGGTGGACGCCGAAAAACAACCGGCTGGTGAACGCCGCCGGCGAGCCATTCGAATTCACCTTCCTCGACGGCCAGGGCGGCTTCGACCGCATGCTGCTGCCGTACAAACGCACCCTGGCGCAGATCGGCATCACCCTGAATCTGCGGCGCATCGATTCGGCGCAGTACATCAACCGGCTCAACGCCCGGGACTACGACATGATCGTTACCAGTTTCCCGCGCAGCGGCGATCCGATCGTCTCGCCGGGCCGCGAGTTGTACAGCCTGTATGCCTCGCAGAGCGCGACCCAGGTCGGCAGCTCCAATTCGATGGTGCTGGCCGACCCTGCGGTGGACCGGCTGATCGACGGCCTGGTCCAGGCCAATACCCGCGACGCCATGGTGCGTTACGCCCGCGCCCTCGACCGGGTGCTGCAATGGGGTGACTACATGATTCCCAACTACTACTCCAAAGGCACACCGACGGTGTATCAGAACCGTTTCGGCATGCCGTCGGTGCAACCAATTTACAGCGAAGGCCTCGACACCTGGTGGGAGGTCTCGGCCAAGCCGCTGACCAATCAGCAGATGAGCGCCCTGCACCAGCTCGCGGGGGGCCAGTGA
- a CDS encoding microcin C ABC transporter permease YejB: MWRYLSRRLLLIIPTLLCILVVNFVIVQAAPGGPVEQAIARLQGFGGHSMGGASEVTAIGGAGRSSRGLDPALIEEIKHHYGFDRPMHERLWLMLKNYAQLDLGSSFFRGAKVTDLIVQKLPVSLSLGLWATLITYLISIPLGIRKAIRNGSAFDVWSSTAIIVGYAMPAFLFAILLIVVFAGGSYVNWFPVQGLVSDNFDSLSLWGKIGDYLWHLVLPVTALVIGGFATLTILTKNSFLNEISRQYVITARAKGLTERRVLYGHVFRNAMLLVVAGVPSALIEVFFAGSLLIETIFNLDGLGRMSYEAAVSRDYPVVFGTLFLFTLFGLLIKLIGDLCYNLLDPRIDFSARTA, encoded by the coding sequence ATGTGGCGTTATCTGAGTCGACGTCTGTTGCTGATCATTCCGACGCTGCTGTGCATTCTGGTGGTCAACTTCGTCATCGTGCAGGCCGCGCCCGGTGGCCCGGTGGAACAGGCCATCGCCCGCCTGCAAGGCTTCGGCGGGCACAGCATGGGCGGCGCCAGCGAGGTCACCGCGATCGGCGGCGCCGGGCGCAGCAGCCGTGGCCTGGACCCGGCGCTGATCGAAGAGATCAAGCACCACTACGGCTTCGACCGACCGATGCACGAGCGCCTGTGGCTGATGCTCAAGAACTACGCGCAACTGGACCTGGGCAGCAGTTTCTTTCGCGGTGCGAAGGTGACGGATCTGATCGTGCAGAAGCTACCGGTGTCGCTGTCCCTCGGCCTGTGGGCGACCTTGATCACCTACCTGATTTCTATCCCGCTGGGCATTCGCAAGGCGATCCGCAACGGCAGCGCGTTCGATGTCTGGAGCAGCACGGCGATCATCGTCGGTTACGCGATGCCGGCGTTTCTGTTCGCGATCCTGTTGATCGTGGTGTTCGCCGGGGGCAGCTACGTCAACTGGTTTCCGGTGCAAGGTCTGGTCTCGGACAACTTCGACAGCCTGAGCCTGTGGGGCAAGATCGGCGACTACCTCTGGCACCTGGTGTTGCCGGTGACGGCGCTGGTGATCGGCGGCTTTGCGACGCTGACGATCCTGACCAAAAACAGCTTCCTCAACGAGATCAGCCGCCAGTACGTGATCACCGCGCGCGCCAAGGGCCTGACCGAAAGACGCGTGCTCTACGGCCATGTGTTTCGCAACGCAATGCTACTGGTGGTGGCCGGTGTGCCGTCGGCATTGATCGAGGTGTTTTTCGCCGGCTCGCTGCTGATCGAAACCATCTTCAACCTCGACGGGCTCGGGCGCATGAGCTACGAAGCGGCGGTGTCACGGGACTACCCGGTGGTGTTCGGCACGCTGTTTCTGTTCACCCTGTTCGGCCTGTTGATCAAGCTGATCGGCGACCTCTGCTACAACCTGCTCGACCCGCGCATCGACTTCTCGGCGAGGACTGCCTGA
- a CDS encoding ABC transporter permease, whose amino-acid sequence MFTLSPLGRRRIAQFKANRRGRWSLWLFIGLCLICLGGELIANDKPLVIRYHDAFYFPILSDYQETDFGGELPFQPDYASNYVHKLIEDQGGWMLLPPIPFSYDTVNYDLTEPAPSPPSSSNWLGTDDQARDVLARVIFGTRISILFALILTAVSALVGIVAGALQGYYGGWVDLLGQRVLEIWSGLPVLYLLIILSGFVSPSFWWLLGIMALFSWLALVDVVRAEFLRGRSLEYVKAARALGLTDSELMRRHILPNAMTSTLTYLPFILTGAIATLTALDFLGFGMPAGTASLGELIGQAKRNLQAPWLGLTAFFALALILSLLVFIGEACRDAFDPRS is encoded by the coding sequence ATGTTCACACTCTCCCCTCTGGGCCGGCGGCGCATCGCGCAATTCAAGGCCAACCGGCGCGGGCGCTGGTCGCTGTGGCTGTTCATCGGGCTGTGCCTGATCTGCCTCGGCGGCGAACTGATCGCCAACGACAAGCCGCTGGTGATCCGCTACCACGACGCTTTTTACTTCCCGATCCTCAGCGATTATCAGGAAACCGATTTCGGCGGCGAACTGCCGTTCCAGCCGGATTACGCCAGCAATTACGTACACAAACTGATCGAGGATCAGGGCGGCTGGATGCTGCTCCCGCCGATCCCGTTCAGCTACGACACGGTCAATTACGACCTCACGGAACCGGCGCCGAGTCCGCCATCCTCCAGTAACTGGCTGGGCACCGACGATCAGGCGCGGGACGTGTTGGCGCGGGTGATTTTCGGCACGCGGATTTCGATTCTGTTCGCGCTGATCCTCACTGCCGTCAGTGCGCTGGTCGGCATCGTGGCCGGGGCGTTGCAGGGTTATTACGGCGGCTGGGTCGACTTGCTCGGGCAGCGGGTGCTGGAGATCTGGTCGGGGCTGCCGGTGCTGTACCTGCTGATCATTTTGTCCGGGTTCGTATCGCCGAGTTTCTGGTGGCTGCTGGGGATCATGGCGCTGTTTTCCTGGCTGGCGCTGGTGGACGTGGTGCGCGCCGAGTTCCTGCGCGGACGCAGCCTGGAATACGTCAAGGCCGCGCGGGCCCTGGGCCTGACGGACAGCGAGCTGATGCGCCGGCACATTCTGCCCAATGCCATGACCTCCACCCTCACCTACCTGCCGTTCATTCTGACCGGCGCCATCGCCACCCTCACCGCGCTGGATTTTCTCGGCTTCGGCATGCCCGCCGGCACCGCGTCGCTGGGTGAACTGATCGGCCAGGCCAAGCGCAATCTGCAAGCACCGTGGCTGGGGCTGACGGCGTTTTTTGCCCTGGCGCTGATTCTGTCCTTGCTGGTGTTTATCGGCGAAGCCTGCCGTGACGCATTCGATCCGCGATCCTGA
- a CDS encoding ABC transporter ATP-binding protein, whose amino-acid sequence MTDNLIEIRDLRVAFAGHEVVHGVNLDIRRGECLALVGESGSGKSVTAHSILRLLPAKTVSSTGSIRYNGVDLLHASEQQLRGLRGNRIAMIFQEPMTSLNPLHTVEKQISEVLEIHKGLKGRAARQRTLELLELVGIRQPLQRLKAYPHQLSGGQRQRVMIAMALANEPQLLIADEPTTALDVTVQQKILELLIELQQRLGMSLLLISHDLNLVRRIAQRVCVMRHGEIVEQADCETLFRTPQHPYSRLLIEAEPSGAPVPSRYDHNLLEVDDLKVWFPLPKALFSRTQEYIKAVDGVSFRLQRGKTLGIVGESGSGKSTLGQAILRLVESEGDIRFGNKQLSLLNQRLMRPLRRQIQVVFQDPFGSLSPRMSVQQIIAEGLLTHGIGTAEEREAAVIRVLEEVGLDPQSRHRYPHEFSGGQRQRISIARALVLEPALILLDEPTSALDRTVQKQVVELLRQLQIRHGLTYLFISHDLAVVHALAHDLMVIKDGKVVEQGASRQIFAAPQHAYTQELLKASGLALAKTGKELVTTI is encoded by the coding sequence ATGACAGACAACCTGATTGAAATCCGCGACCTGCGCGTCGCCTTCGCCGGGCATGAAGTGGTGCACGGCGTGAACCTCGACATCCGCCGTGGCGAGTGCCTGGCACTGGTCGGCGAATCCGGCTCGGGCAAGTCGGTAACGGCGCACTCGATCCTGCGCTTGCTGCCGGCCAAGACTGTCAGCAGCACGGGCAGCATCCGCTACAACGGCGTGGACTTGCTGCACGCCAGCGAACAGCAGCTGCGCGGCTTGCGCGGCAACCGCATCGCGATGATTTTCCAGGAGCCGATGACCTCGCTGAACCCGCTGCATACGGTGGAAAAACAGATCAGCGAAGTGCTGGAGATCCACAAGGGACTCAAGGGCCGCGCCGCGCGCCAGCGCACGCTGGAGCTGCTGGAACTGGTCGGCATTCGCCAGCCGTTGCAGCGCTTGAAGGCTTATCCGCACCAACTCTCGGGCGGCCAGCGGCAACGGGTGATGATCGCCATGGCGCTGGCCAACGAGCCGCAATTGCTGATCGCCGATGAACCGACCACGGCGCTGGACGTGACCGTGCAGCAGAAAATTCTCGAACTGCTGATCGAGTTGCAGCAACGCCTCGGCATGTCGCTGCTGCTGATCAGTCATGACCTCAATCTGGTGCGGCGCATCGCCCAACGGGTGTGCGTGATGCGCCACGGGGAAATCGTCGAACAGGCCGACTGCGAAACGCTGTTCCGCACCCCGCAGCATCCCTACAGCCGCCTGCTGATCGAGGCGGAACCGTCCGGCGCGCCGGTGCCGAGCCGCTACGATCACAACCTGCTGGAAGTGGATGATCTGAAAGTCTGGTTCCCGCTGCCCAAGGCGCTGTTCAGCCGCACCCAGGAATACATCAAGGCCGTGGACGGCGTGAGTTTTCGTCTGCAACGGGGCAAGACCCTGGGCATTGTCGGTGAGTCCGGCTCGGGCAAGTCGACGCTGGGCCAGGCGATTCTGCGGCTGGTGGAATCCGAGGGCGATATTCGCTTCGGCAACAAGCAATTGAGCCTGCTCAATCAGCGTTTGATGCGCCCGTTGCGCCGGCAGATTCAGGTGGTGTTCCAGGACCCGTTCGGCAGCCTCAGCCCTCGGATGTCGGTGCAGCAGATCATCGCCGAAGGCCTGCTGACCCACGGCATCGGCACGGCTGAGGAACGAGAGGCAGCGGTGATTCGCGTGCTGGAGGAAGTCGGCCTCGACCCACAGAGCCGCCATCGTTATCCCCACGAGTTCTCCGGCGGCCAGCGCCAGCGCATTTCCATCGCCCGGGCGTTGGTGCTGGAACCGGCGCTGATTCTGCTCGACGAACCGACCTCGGCGCTGGATCGCACGGTGCAGAAACAGGTGGTGGAATTATTGCGGCAGTTGCAGATCCGCCATGGCTTGACGTACCTGTTCATCAGCCACGACCTGGCGGTGGTGCATGCGCTGGCGCACGACTTGATGGTGATCAAGGATGGCAAGGTGGTCGAACAGGGAGCGTCGCGCCAGATCTTTGCGGCGCCGCAACATGCGTATACCCAGGAACTGCTGAAAGCCTCCGGCCTGGCATTGGCAAAAACCGGGAAAGAGCTGGTTACAACAATCTGA
- a CDS encoding DUF3455 domain-containing protein: MNITQLIGLTGLLAVASTSFAQSSYPDAIKVPDGHKIAMETTGVGEITYECRDKANVAGQTEWVFVGPKAVLNDRSGKQVGTYFGPPATWQAQDGSKVTGTQLAVAPSSPGNLPYQLVKANPAEGKGAMSGVSYIQRVALKGGVAPGSECTAANKGKQEVVKYQADYIFWAAN; this comes from the coding sequence ATGAACATCACCCAACTGATTGGCCTCACCGGTTTGCTCGCCGTCGCCTCGACAAGCTTTGCCCAAAGCAGTTATCCCGATGCGATCAAAGTGCCGGACGGCCACAAGATCGCGATGGAAACCACCGGGGTCGGCGAGATCACCTACGAATGCCGGGACAAGGCCAATGTCGCCGGCCAGACCGAGTGGGTGTTCGTCGGCCCGAAAGCGGTGCTCAATGATCGCAGCGGCAAACAGGTCGGCACCTACTTCGGCCCGCCCGCCACCTGGCAGGCACAGGACGGTTCGAAAGTCACCGGCACGCAACTGGCCGTTGCGCCGTCGAGCCCGGGCAACCTGCCCTATCAACTGGTCAAGGCCAACCCCGCCGAGGGCAAAGGCGCGATGAGCGGCGTGAGCTACATCCAGCGCGTCGCGCTCAAGGGCGGCGTGGCGCCGGGCAGCGAATGCACGGCGGCGAACAAGGGCAAACAGGAAGTGGTGAAGTACCAGGCCGACTACATTTTCTGGGCGGCGAACTGA
- a CDS encoding sigma-70 family RNA polymerase sigma factor, whose protein sequence is MPLPETAFDYEARLAACARGERGALRELYVQESPRLLGVARRLVHDTALAEDIVHDAFLKIWAGAAGFDPARGSGRGWMFSVTRHLALNLLRDHGRETPLNDNNESPTSDDGFDALAQSTRIHRCLHQLEPQRRRCILHAYVDGYSHAQIAQRLDTPLGTVKAWIKRSLNALRECMG, encoded by the coding sequence ATGCCCTTGCCCGAAACCGCGTTCGATTACGAAGCCCGCCTCGCCGCCTGTGCCCGCGGCGAGCGCGGGGCCCTGCGCGAATTGTATGTGCAGGAAAGTCCGCGGCTGCTCGGTGTGGCCCGGCGTCTGGTGCATGACACGGCGCTGGCCGAAGACATCGTTCACGATGCATTCCTCAAGATCTGGGCCGGCGCGGCGGGTTTCGACCCGGCGCGCGGTTCGGGCCGGGGCTGGATGTTCAGCGTGACCCGGCATCTGGCGCTGAATCTGTTGCGCGATCACGGCCGGGAAACGCCGCTGAACGACAACAACGAATCACCGACGAGTGATGACGGCTTCGATGCGCTGGCGCAATCGACCCGCATCCATCGCTGCCTGCATCAACTGGAACCGCAACGCCGCCGCTGCATCCTTCACGCCTACGTCGACGGTTACAGCCACGCGCAGATCGCCCAGCGCCTCGACACGCCGCTGGGCACCGTCAAAGCCTGGATCAAGCGCAGCCTCAATGCGTTGCGGGAGTGCATGGGATGA
- a CDS encoding anti-sigma factor, translating to MTTESAQERDELASEYVLGTLPAEARAEVQRRLPNEPELQAAVDAWERRLLELTDLAPAHQPSSQLWQRIERSVGQLTHKMAPEISWWNRLSLWRGLSAAGLAATLLLGSILLTQTTPKPSFLVVLVAPQDKAPGWVIQASSPREIQLIPLGVVEVPADKALEFWTKADGWQGPVSLGLVKPGQALSIPLDKLPPLQPNQLFELTLEGANGSPIGKPTGPIQAIGRAVKVL from the coding sequence ATGACCACCGAATCGGCGCAGGAACGCGATGAACTGGCCAGCGAATACGTGCTCGGCACCCTCCCGGCCGAAGCGCGCGCCGAAGTGCAACGGCGCTTGCCCAACGAGCCCGAGTTGCAAGCAGCCGTGGATGCCTGGGAGCGGCGTCTGCTGGAGCTGACCGACCTCGCCCCGGCGCATCAGCCCTCGTCGCAGCTGTGGCAACGCATTGAACGCAGTGTCGGGCAACTCACCCACAAGATGGCGCCCGAGATTTCATGGTGGAACCGCCTGTCGCTCTGGCGCGGTTTGAGCGCTGCCGGGCTGGCCGCGACCTTGTTGCTGGGCTCGATCCTGTTGACCCAGACCACACCGAAACCGAGCTTTCTGGTGGTGCTGGTCGCCCCGCAGGACAAGGCGCCAGGCTGGGTGATCCAGGCCAGCAGTCCGCGAGAGATTCAGTTGATTCCGCTGGGCGTGGTCGAGGTGCCGGCCGACAAGGCGTTGGAGTTCTGGACCAAGGCCGACGGCTGGCAGGGCCCGGTATCGCTGGGGCTGGTCAAGCCGGGGCAGGCGCTGTCGATCCCGCTGGACAAGCTGCCGCCGCTGCAACCGAACCAGTTGTTCGAGCTGACGCTGGAAGGCGCCAACGGCTCGCCGATCGGCAAACCTACCGGGCCGATCCAGGCGATTGGCCGCGCCGTGAAGGTGCTCTGA
- a CDS encoding phage infection protein — translation MKRQVILSIALSVLAFNALAAKPAHTMIAEGGSDRLIERRVAEGGSNRLIERRVAEGGSDRLIERRVAEGGSDRLIERRVAEGGSDRLIERRVAEGGSDRLIERRVAEGGSDRLIERRVAEGGSDRLIERRVAEGGSDRLIERRVA, via the coding sequence ATGAAACGCCAAGTCATCCTCAGCATTGCCCTTTCGGTTCTGGCCTTCAACGCATTAGCCGCCAAACCGGCCCACACCATGATCGCCGAAGGCGGTTCGGATCGTCTGATTGAACGCCGCGTCGCTGAAGGTGGCTCGAATCGTCTGATTGAACGTCGCGTTGCCGAAGGTGGCTCGGATCGTCTGATCGAACGTCGCGTCGCTGAAGGTGGTTCGGATCGTCTGATTGAACGTCGCGTTGCCGAAGGTGGCTCGGATCGTCTGATCGAACGTCGTGTTGCCGAAGGTGGTTCGGATCGCCTGATCGAACGCCGCGTTGCCGAAGGTGGCTCGGATCGTCTGATCGAACGTCGCGTTGCCGAAGGTGGCTCGGATCGTCTGATTGAACGTCGCGTTGCTGAAGGTGGTTCGGATCGTCTGATTGAACGTCGCGTTGCCTGA